The following are encoded together in the Lathyrus oleraceus cultivar Zhongwan6 chromosome 3, CAAS_Psat_ZW6_1.0, whole genome shotgun sequence genome:
- the LOC127131871 gene encoding uncharacterized protein LOC127131871, whose amino-acid sequence MYDEDNRARSTYYKSVVEKKGGKPFLRKPYLTPAKKGKQKKSADGKETSGGGVLLKCFKCGELGNCANKCKNAVLKCYNCGKADHRKVECRSNRLTYFNYGEQDHISTQCQKPKRASATAAQTTGRVFSFSGADISNSDNFI is encoded by the coding sequence ATGTATGATGAGGATAACAGAGCTAGATCTACATACTACAAGAGTGTTGTTGAGAAGAAGGGTGGGAAGCCATTTCTTAGGAAACCGTATTTGACTCCAGCTAAGAAAGGGAAGCAGAAGAAGTCTGCAGACGGGAAAGAGACAAGCGGGGGAGGAGTTCTGCtgaagtgttttaagtgtggggaGTTGGGGAACTGTGCTAATAAATGTAAGAACGCAGTCTTGAAGTGTTACAATTGTGGGAAGGCAGATCACCGCAAGGTTGAATGCAGAAGTAATAGGCTAACTTATTTTAACTATGGTGAGCAGGATCACATCAGTACCCAATGTCAGAAGCCAAAAAGGGCGTCAGCTACTGCTGCTCAGACTACTGGTAGAGTTTTTTCTTTTAGTGGTGCAGACATCTCGAATTCAGATAATTTTATTTGA